From one Nitrospira sp. genomic stretch:
- a CDS encoding DUF2934 domain-containing protein — MNLKTTRHEIAKCAQASAPARVGTGTYEVGEGVDQERNHGDLQAQITIRAYELYVQRGHRDGCAVDDWLDAEREILGRISSP, encoded by the coding sequence ATGAATCTAAAAACGACTCGCCACGAAATCGCCAAGTGTGCACAAGCTTCTGCTCCAGCAAGAGTCGGGACAGGCACTTACGAGGTTGGAGAAGGAGTTGACCAGGAAAGGAACCACGGAGATCTTCAGGCACAGATCACGATACGGGCTTATGAGCTCTATGTTCAGCGGGGGCACCGTGACGGCTGTGCCGTAGATGATTGGCTGGATGCGGAACGAGAGATCCTCGGCCGCATCAGCTCGCCCTAA